The Schistocerca gregaria isolate iqSchGreg1 chromosome 2, iqSchGreg1.2, whole genome shotgun sequence genome contains the following window.
AGCTAATGAAGGGAGCAGTAACTTATTAAGTAGAGTGGAAGTACTGACACGCATCACAAGAAGCTGTACGATCGAAACCATGTTAATGTAGCTTAACATTCTGCTAGTCAAAAGTCCTGGCAACGACTGCTCACTAGAAAAAAGACTAATGAAGGCTCCATCATTAGACAGTTTCATCAGCTCGAGTTAGAGTACTGCTGAAGCACCTGGGTCCACGATGGTCTCCATTAGCCATCCGAGTCCGAAGGCTCCGCCTCTGCAGATGTGGGGACAGAGCGCCGCCGCTAGGAGCCTGCGGCCGGTGCTGCTGCTGTCTGCTGTTTCTGGGGTTCCGCTGTGTCGCTGGCGCAGCACCCCACTCGCTACCTGCAGACGCGCCTACAGCCTAGCCGTCACGATGGGGGTTCTCTACCTAGGTTTCAGAGCACTCCAGAATGCTGTTTTCGTTGCCAGTGACAAATTTTGGCACCGCATTACAGTGCCAGGTATCGTCATCAGCACATTGATGACTGTCATGACAGCTGGCTCCATCCTTGTCTTGCTCAGTCAATGCAAGAAATCATTTGTGGAATTCATTGATGACATAGAACACATGGACACATTACTCGGGCGTTTCCCACAGCGATGTGATGTGAAAGTAAGACTTTTCCTGACTGTAATGCCAGCATTCATTCTTACTCTTTCGATTGCTGCCGTCACTCAGTGTCTGTATTATCGAGATAATTACTTCTTAGCTACCACCATTGACAATTTCATTATATTTGTGATCTTGCTACAGTTCTTATCACTTTGTTTGATACTAGGACAAAAATTTAAATCAGTTAATCAATCAATGACGGCCGATATCCGTTATGAATTCATGGAGAAAGGATCACAAGATTTAATAACCCTGCTGCGTAGATATAACGCTCATTCTTTTTTCACAGTGAACCAGTTACGGCCTACAAACCAAATCTTAACATCCTTAAGTGATCGAATTGTTAAGATTCAAGTATTTCACTTGAAGTTAAGAAAATTAGCTTCATCTTTAAATGATGTATATGGCCCAATTCTTACAATGCTTGTAATACAGAATCTCGCAGTTACCATAGAGTGTGTAACCTACGTCATTATATTTGTTTCGTATAACGTTAATGTGCGAACGGTAGAAAAAGTAACTTGTTTACTCAGTATAGCTGTATTAGTCCTACAAATAGCGTCTCTTGTGACTATATGCCAGTCCACATCTTCAGAAGCAAAGAGAACAGCAACACTCGCTGAAGATTTGTCCACGTTGAATGTTGCAGGTATGTAATATGAGATTCTCCATTTTAACTGTATTGCATGTGAAACTTGCTCCTGATTGCAttgtaatgtttcaaagaaaaaTTGTTCAGAGTCAACAGACTAGATATTGATAACAAgaaaccgaattttactgttttgtaTCAATCACTCTTCTGATTGGTTTTCCTTAATTCTTTGAACATAAGACTTTGAGTGGACAGCGTTTAATATCTACGACTACAGTTGATTTACAGCAAATTAGGCATTTCTTTCCTATCGTTGTCCAGCACGCTACTTCACTCATATGTGACGAAGAGAAAAtatggccgctcggtttgaggcaccGTGTCACggagattgcacggcccctcccgctggaggttcgagtcctctcgcaggcatcggtgtgtgtgctgtccttggagtAAgttagtaagttagtttaagtagcgtgtaagtgtagggaccgatgacctcagcagtttggtcccttaggaattcactcacatttgaattATTTGTTAGAGAAAATATTCATCAGCCATTCCTAAATAATCAGTATGATACTGGATAATCATCTTGCTGGGACTCTTATCCTGATCATTTTGTCATAaactaatataatataatataatataatataatgtagCCTTATGACTAAATATACTTTCCAGTATATGTTATGAACATAAATCTCTGTAATTATATCATCCTCAGATGCTTTCGGTTTCTTTCTCAAGCCATTTCGAAAATGCTCTCAGTTCTTAATGCGTAGGCTTTAAAAGTACACTTAAATCTCTAATATACAAAAGGCTATGTCTCAGTTGGCTGACTCACTCACTGACCTGTTATTGCCCAGTCCAGGCTACTAAGCACAGTAACTTAAAATTTTAGCAGGGCGTTGGTATTACACTACAGCCATCACTTAAGATAGGATATTATGAAATTATAtttctaagggagtgaaataggggaggGAAGGATTTTTGAAAATACGTCACTATGAAGACAATTTTGTGGCTAGACCCACAAAAATTAGTATATGGTTTCTTTGTCAAATGTAAAGAAATACATagttcagtatttttttaaatttaactcctATTGGAATGAAACAGTGGGTAAAAGTGTTTATAAAAGTAAGTCATTGTTAAAGCGGTACTAAAGTAtttaaaaacaatggttcaaatggctctgagcacaatgggacttagcatctacgtttatcagtcccctagaacttacaactacttaaacataactaacctaaggacatcacacaacacccagtcgtcacgaggcagggaaaatccctgaccccaccgggaaacgaacccaggaacccgggcgcgggaagcgagaacgctaccgcacgaccacgggctgcggactgtATTTTTAAAGCAACGTATATGAATATTAGTATTTGACTTCCGGGGTCCATATAAAAATTATACTGTGTTTTCAGAAACTCAGCctcctggggggtgggggggggggggggtcaggtgaAATGGGGATGAatagtttcatgaaaatatttcttatatttctttATAAAACTGTTTTGAAGTGAAATCTATAAAAATTTGAATTTGTGTTGTTGgttaaacatgaaaaataaagttttactgtttttggaaatgTAAACACTAAGAGATAAACaaagaggatgaaaatttttattgaaatatttcattatgcaaacaCTTTAGAAACTAAACcctcaaaaaaaattttatttggcttctctgtttgaAATAAAAACATACACATATCAGTGTTCTTCGAAATTCAACCCCCTAAGCTGGTGAGATTGTGGGTAAAAAGgtttataaaaaaatttcattttgaaaacattttaaagccAAATCAtggaaaaattggtatttgacttgtcGGTTAGAAATGAAGAAACATGTGTTTCACAGATTTTGGAAATACAATACTTAAGGGGGTGAAACATGGCAATCGTCACCCAATCAATTCTTTCATTACCGGATGCTTCAGCTCCTGAGAATTCTTCCATgttgtatggtcgtggtccatggaactcttctgtccCTGAGGTTTCGTTAAggatacgttggacatcttcggaggtgctcctggttgtgccgaATCTTGCGACTTACGGGTCGGtcgtcgaagagcggcctaaataccgtgggaaAGTGggtgtggtctggatttcacgtgacagcagagataaaccttatcaaagataaaatataactatcgatcatagtcaTTCGAAGATAAAAAACAACTCATCGAATCtgcagcgccactgtccatatatcgctgagtttcatagcattttctttcctgttaaaattataccaatgtttataaatttctatggcttatctatatagccgtggataatagttcgttatAGCacgtaaaacttcagtttccgaaaattggaCAACGTGATCACTTACTAtgtggttgtaaacaagttgtatATTGAGGGAAACAAATACGCTGATAAAGTCATCTACTTCAGTTGAAAAGGAGGAGAAGAAAGGTTGGTTGAAGAGTGAAGCTATGGGTCCCAGACTTTATGGGCTCCCAAAAGTTCATAAGATTAACCTTCCTCTGAGACCCATCGTCAGTGATATTAATTCCCCAATGTACCAAACTGCAAGACATTTTGCCACTTGTGTCCTACAATTTATTGGCAAAACTGATTCTTCTGTAAAAGACTCACGTCATTTCATTGAGTAACTTGAGGTGCTAACTTTGGCTCCTCAGGATATTCTTATCAGTTTTGAGATAGTTTCTTTATTTACGGTGATTTCACTTAACAAAGTTATGGTTTAGCTAGCCGATGTTTTCCCAGCAGATTTGACTGTTCTGTTCAGACACTGCCTTACCtctagtcagttccagtgggaagaTGAGTTTTATGAGCAAGTTGATGGTGTGGCCATGTGTAACCCATTGAGTTCTACGATCGTTAATTTTTACATGAAAAAATTCGACCAATGAGATCTGGAAAAATCGAATAATAGACCATGTCGATGGAATCGATACCTGGATGATAAATTTGTGTTTTGGTCACATGGTAAAAAGGATTTagagtatttcttttgttatttaaatagtataGATCCTAAAATCCAGGTtaccatggaaatggagaaagacaatTCAGTATCGTTCTTGGATGTCTTCGTTATGAGTCCGATTAATTGGCAGCCTGGAACGTGaagtctttcggaaggttacacataccgatagatacttgcataaggattccaGTGATAATCCACAAGAGAAAAGAGGTTTAATTAGAAATCTAGTGCACACAGTTAGAAGGAGATTTACGACGCAATACATGGACGCcaagttaaaacatctaaagcaggcttttgagaagaatagGTACTCtaataaggaaataaatagaatTTTGTGACCGAATAACAGGAGGCTTAAGGACAATgataggacacagcgatggaagaactTCTCTACCCTTTATCAAAGAAGTAGCCAGATTTTCAGGAAACATAACCTTCGACCGGTTTTCAGACCAAcgaagaaaataggccaagcattTCGTTTCGTTAAGGATAAACATCCCTCTCTGTCTTCTAGTGGTATACACAAGATTCCGTGTACGCGTGGtgaggtctacattggaactacaaagactaGTTAGAATACATGgtggaaggaacataaaagtctttgccgactagggaaaacatacAAGTCAGCCATGgtggaacatgctcttcagtcaagtgatcacgtagtgaaattttctgaCACTGAAGTTTTACGTGctgtgacgaactattatccaccgCTATATAGAGAagtcatggggataattttaagagaaaaaaaagaagctaTGAAaagcagaatcgatgagaagtttttacctttgacgtactatgatcgatagttatatttcatccttgataaggtttatctctgctgtcacgtgaaatccagaccacgtccACTTTGCACGGCATTTAGaccgctcttcgacgtccgactcgtctctCGACAGGACTCAGCACAAATAGGAGCACCTCTGAGGATATACCACCCAGCCCAAACTACTAAGGATATAATTTTGAAATCTGGAGATGGTGTTAATCTTTTACTGTAAACATCGTTCAAGAAGGAATTGCTTGAAATTCCACATCTAAGGGGTAGAAATAGGGGatgaacagttttatgaaattatttcactcTGATAGTGTTCAGGTTCTCTgctataaattaaaaatatgtttttcacagTTTTTGGTATTTCAGCCACTAAGAGACAGAGGTAGGTGATGAAATTCTTAAGTAAAATATTACGTTGTACTATCAAAgtgttaaataaatgaaaatagttgttttatttatcggttagatataaataaatatttgttatgggaagaaagtttctatggaaatgtcACCAAAAGAATGCAAAGGCAACGATTAACagtaactttggactccagctttcAGAGTCGCTGTTTAGTCAGCAGTACATTCTGGAAGGACCATGATTCTATGGTCTTAATTACCGCAAAATGTATATAAGGTGTCACAATGtgagaacaacataaaaattcgattgaaaGGACCATACAGTCTAGAAACTTGATATTTGCCGAGGTTGTCGATCTTATACTGTGGACGTGATTTAGGAATGGATTTTTCGATGTTCTATCAATAACGGAGTGAAATGGCGCATGTAAATATCGAACGTAGACTTACCCAAATTGGTATTTTGTTTTCCGCTcagaaataaaatgtgttttagcCATTTTGAAAATTTATAACCTATGTGGGCGAAAGAGTGGGCGAACAGCCAGCAGGGTCACAGAACACCAAGCAGGAGGTACAACGGAGGAAGCCTCCTTGGAAGCtgcatcagcaagctcatttccgcAGATCCCTACGTGCCCAGGAGCCCAGCAGGACGttatttcctttactgcatttgtatCAGAACAAGATCGTCCTGCACTTTTTGTTCCACCTAAGGTCTACATGTATTTGAGCAATTGCCAA
Protein-coding sequences here:
- the LOC126335690 gene encoding uncharacterized protein LOC126335690 gives rise to the protein MVSISHPSPKAPPLQMWGQSAAARSLRPVLLLSAVSGVPLCRWRSTPLATCRRAYSLAVTMGVLYLGFRALQNAVFVASDKFWHRITVPGIVISTLMTVMTAGSILVLLSQCKKSFVEFIDDIEHMDTLLGRFPQRCDVKVRLFLTVMPAFILTLSIAAVTQCLYYRDNYFLATTIDNFIIFVILLQFLSLCLILGQKFKSVNQSMTADIRYEFMEKGSQDLITLLRRYNAHSFFTVNQLRPTNQILTSLSDRIVKIQVFHLKLRKLASSLNDVYGPILTMLVIQNLAVTIECVTYVIIFVSYNVNVRTVEKVTCLLSIAVLVLQIASLVTICQSTSSEAKRTATLAEDLSTLNVAGGGSEQLTRQLRQLSHQVRHSPVSFSACSLFMVDGRLLTGYVAAVVTYAIILMQFTVE